CAGAGCAAGTCGAACGGCCCCCTGAACAGGGGACGAATGAGCGAACCTAGGTCGCTCGCAACCCTTGGTTGGGCGGGCGGGCGGACAAGTCTTGCGGCCGGACACTTCAACGGCCGACACCCGCGCGCCACCCCTAGGCTGCACGCATCGGGAGCAATTAGGGAGACGGATCTCCCTGCACCCGGTCCACTGTGGAGTTTTCAATGATCACGTGCGCAGCGAGCGTCCCGGGGATCGAACGTCGCAGCCGAAGCCGCTCCGCCGGTCCGGTTGCCAGCCAGCAAGGTAACCGCTACCGAGCAGCGATACTCTGTTGCGCAACAGACTAGCGATACGCAGCCGAGTTGCGCAAGAGGGTTGCGGTACGATCTGTCTATGAGTGATGCGCGAGAGGTACTTGCAGCGGCGACGAGGCGCTACCGCCGGACGGAGACCGCCCATGAGGAGGCGAGACAGGAAACGATCAATGCCGTGCTCGCCGCGCTGCGCGCAGGCATCGGGCCGACCGAGGTCGAGCGGCTGTCCCCGTTCACGGGGCGTACATCCGGAAGGTGGCACGGGAAGCCGGCGTTCCTCCGGCGTCACCCGGCCCCAAACGGACCGCCCGTGCCGGGTGATCGAGGTTCGGCGAATCGGTCATGCATTGAGGATCGCCAAACTATGGCCAGCGGGGCAGACGACAGCTAAGGACGCAGGGGGACAGCGGACATGTCCACGGACAGGGGACAAGGGCGACTCCGTCCCAACGTCGTGCTTACTAGCAAGCGTGAGCAGCGGGGGTGGACATCGAGACGGAAAGCGGCCCGGGAGCTTCACCGAATCTGGAAGGCGAACCTTCCGGCCCCGCCGGATCTCGAATCGCTCGAAAAGGCCTTGTACCGTCACGAGACGGGCCGGGCGCAGGTTCGCGATGAGGCGTACCGCCGCCTGTACTGCCTGGCCTACGATGCATCGCCACAAGAGTTGTTCGGCTACATGGAGCATGAGGCGAATTCTGATGGCGAAACGACAATTCGCTCCCACAAGTTCATTACTGCGTTCGTCGGAGCAGATTCGGTAGAGGCGGTCAGGTGTCGATTGACACCGCGGCAGGCCGAAGGTCAGTGGCTCGACTGTCAAGTCAGCGATTACCCGTCACCGTACGGTGAGTGCAAGGTTTACCTCTGGTCATTTGGTGCTGTGATCTTTCATCTCGTTGAAGAGTTGTCACCTGCTAGCCTCGCAACGCTTTCGGTCTGGCGCTACCGCTCGTACCGCGAAAACCTTGGTTGGGCAACAGCGGAGATCAGGCGCATCCTGCCCGCCTTTCAGTCGGAAGCGTCCTACGTATTGAGCGCTTACTGGGTTCAGCAAGCGGCGTGGTCGGGTGACAAGCTGGACACCGCGCTTCGCATCCTGTGCATGCCGAAGGTGCTGCTGGACAGAAATGCTGACAGTGCTGACGCTCTCGGTCATGCCGAGCTAGTAGAGCGATCGCTCTTGGATCAGGGCTTCAGTCATCCCGAGATGGCGCCTTTTGGAGTGAAGGGTATATCGATTGGCTACGCATCCTGGTCTGGAGTCGTCTATTGCCCTCTTGCGGAACAGCGATGCCTGACAGAGGAGGAGGTAGTAGCCGCCGAGCTTGCCACGCAAGCGCTGTGGACCTACTGTGCCCACATCAACGGGGAGGTAGAGCATGGTCGCGATCCAGCAATGCCAGCCGAATATGGTTGGAGGTTCTTGCGTGCAATGCGGTCACGTCTAGTCAATCCGCGTCCGCAAGAGACCGGGCAGCACCGCTCCATGCGGGCCGCTATTCTTGACACGAGTGGAATCACTAACCATCTCAGCCAAGCGATTGAGACAGTTCGGGAAGTTGAAGAGGGATAGGGGCAAATTCCTGATGGTTCCGAAGTCGGCCGTGCTCGTAGTTGTCGATGTGCAGAACGGGTTCATTCGCGAGCCCTCAGCACCAATCGTCCCAGTAATCGTGGATCTCGTGGCACGATGGGAGGAAGCGGGCGGGCCGATCGTATTCACGAAGTATATGAACTACCCGGTAGTCCGTTCGAGCGGATGATTCACTGGACCCAAATGCGAGACGTGCCTCAGACGGATATTGTTGGACCGCTTCAGCCATACGCCAACCGGGCAGACGCGATCGTTGACAAGACGATATATAGCCTCTTTAACGCCGAAGGGGAGGAGTTGGTACGTGCGCGGGGGTGGACCGATCTGTATGTCTGCGGCATTGCGACCGAGAGTTGCGTGCTTAAGACAGCGGTGGACGCTTTCGAGCGTAATCTAACGCCCTGGTTGATCCGAGACGCGTCGGCCAGTCACGCCGGTCAGGCAGCACACGATGCCGGGTTACTCGTCGCTACCCGCTTCATTGGCGCAGGCCAGCTCATCCGAGTTGCGGACGTTCCGGCGCTCGATGCCGCGAGGACGTGAGTCCACCACGTCGCGCGATGTAGGCGCCGTTACTCGCACGGGTTCACCGCTAGGTTGCGGTTGGAGTCGGGCAGTCGTGGTACTGCGGGAATGGGTCGCGGGGGCCGCAGGGGAGCATTTCGCGTAGGTGTTGGCGGGGGTCGGTGGTTGTGGGTGATGGGGCCGGCGTGGGGAGGCCGGTCCGGTTGCAGGCGATGACTTGTTGGCAGAGGTCGGGGCGGTGACCTCGCAGATGCGCCAGCCGTCGTCGTTGACGAGGTTGAAGGTCCATGGGGTCGTCATGACGGTTATTCGGGTGGCGCCTGCGTCGGCAGTGTCGGCGAACGTGAACGCGGCTTTGGCGGTCACTGTGGCGCGTTGGCCGTTAACTTCGGTTGTTGCCGGCTGCGCCTCGACCTTGAACAGTCCGGTGGTGAGGGCGGCAAGGGTGGCGGCCATGTCGTGGGCTTGGGTGGCCAGCCGAGCACGGTTGTCGGGGCAGAGTAGGTGACGGAACGCGAGGTCATCACGGGCGTATCCGCCGAGCGGCCCGGCTGTGAAGTAGGTCGTTAGCGCGCACTCGGGACACTCGGCACCGGTCGTCCCGTGGTCAACCGCGAACGTCCACGCAGTGGCAAGTGGAGCGCCACAGAGCACGACCGCGGCGATGCCGGCAAGGGCAGCCAGGGTGGTGTGGCGTGAGGGCCGGTAGTCGACTAAGGCAAGGACAGCGATACCGGCGGTGGCGAGGCTGACGGTCGTCAGGGCGCCGTAGGTGAAGGTGGCACTCGTGTCCGCCGCAGGCGAGAGCCATCCCAGGATCGCGGCTGCGGGGGCAACCAGGCACATCGTGGTGACGGCTATCAGGAACACCCATACCAGGCGGCGGACGATCCACGGTCGTGATCCATCGGCCATGATCCCTATCTTTACCGATCGATGTGCGTCGGCACAGCGGCTGCCGCCGGGAGAGGGCGTAGCCTGCGGTAATGGCACAAGCGTACGACCGGGACAAGGCTGAAGCCTCCATGGGCCGACTCGCCGCCACGACGGATGCGGAACTCCGGGCGGGGATAGCTGACGCGATGCGTGAGGTTGCGGCAGCGGCGCGAGCGTGGACATCGTCCGCCGGTCGGTCGCTTGTTGCCCGGGAACGCGGTCTGGCTGCGCTCGTGGAGGAGGTCGAGGCGCGAATGGCTGCCCAGCCCGCTGGGGAAGGTGGGGCCGCGGTCCTCGCAGCCATCGAGACAGTCCAACCACTGCTTGGTGAGTGGTGGCCAGACCGCCCCCAGGAGGCGGCAAGGCTCCATGCCGCAGTCGAGCAGCTACGGCGAGCTGCAATGCACACGCCAACCCTTGTGGCGCACTGCCGACGCTTCAGCCGGTCCTGATTCGCGCACGACCGGTATTCGTATATGGCGTCTTCCAATGCGCACGAGTACTACCTTTCGCCGGGGGTACTGACGATGGCATTCGTTCGCGTTAGGTACGAAATGCTAGGCGTTTAGAAGACGCAATCGAACAGAACGTAACTAACCACCCACTGTCTGTAATAGTCAGACCGGTTACACGTGATGCGGAGTTGGCGGCCAAGTACGGGCTGAAGCCAATCGCTGCGGTTGATTGGGACCCTAAGTGAGGGTCGACTGCGTTTAGCCCGGATACGCGGGATGGCCAGCGAATATGGGTACATGCCAATACATCCATAAAGGGCACGCGGGTACAAACAGTCGATTAGGTGGAAAGGCCGAAGTTGGCGCGCTAAGTTCGGCTGTTTTCCCTGGTAGAAGCGGGTGTGGACGACTTTTGCCCCCTCGTGGATTGCCTCGGCGCAGACTCGTCACATGCGCGTGCCAGATATTTCATGTCCGGTCACGCCGCGTATGGTGATTCTGCGGTCGGCGCGCTCGATCCCAAAGGAGATCTTTCTCTTTGTCCCCACGTGCACGGGGGGCAAATGATCTCCAGTAGAGAGGAGCGCAGATGACCGCGCAAGACGTGAGCAGCAAGCCGGTCGACCCTCCGCCTAGCGGTGACCCGTGGTGGCGCAAGGTCGGGGAGGCGGTGGCGTTGGTGCTCAAGGTGCTTGCGTATGGGGTGGCGCTCGTCGTCACCCTCGTAAAAGGGTGTGGCCCCACCTGAGATAACAGGTGAGGCCACCATCTGGAGTCTCCCGCCCTCTGCTTGACGGGCCTTGGGCGGGGGCTCCACCCCACTGCGTCAAACCGCACGCGTGTTGTCAGTACGACTACAGTGTCGCACGCCTGCAACGCTAGCGTTGCAGGCGTGGTCTCAATTGTGGTCTCGTTCGCCGGTGTCTGGCGACGTTCACAAGCATTCAGATACGCCTATAGGTGCAGGTCGCAACCGGTGACGACCGGACTCGAACGGTAGGTCACAGACCTCGAAAGCGTGTGAGGGTGCAAGCCCTCCGCGGGTTCAAATCCCGCCGCCACCGCTCTTGGTCGTAGACGCCCGGCTGATCACCCGATCGCCGGGCGTTTCGCTGTCCGGGTGCCGAGCTGTCCCCAGGGGTCGTCCACAGGCTGTGGATAGCACATGTGTACGAGTGTCGTGGTGAGCAAAAGGCCCGGCAGCCAACCAGGGGCGACCGGGCCTTCGCGAGGGCGGAGGATACGAGATTCGAACTCGTGAGGGGTTTCCCCCAACACGCTTTCCAAGCGTGCGCCCTAGGCCTCTAGGCGAATCCTCCGCCGGACAGAGTACAGGCATACCGGCGGGCGGGACGAAGCAGGCACACGGCGCACCGCGTGCCCCGGGTCCCGGGCTTGGTGGGCGCGCCCGGTAGAGTGGGTGGCGCCCCTCGTGCGGCGTACACCCCGTGAACCTCCCCAGGGCCGGAAGGCAGCAAGGATAAGCGGGCTCTGACGGGTGCACGGGGGCCTTTTCGTGCGGCGGGTCGGCGCTCCGGGTGCCTAAACCCGCCGGAGAAGCACCCGTGCGAGTGTCGTACCCCGCTGGCAAGCTACCCCTCGGCGGGGAGAATGGCGCGGTCGAGAGGAGGCGGCGAGAGTGGCACTGGCGCTCTACCGCAAGTACCGGCCCCGCACGTTTGCCGAGGTCATCGGGCAGGAGCACGTCACCGAGCCGCTGTCGCAGGCGCTGCGCAGCGGGCGCCTGCACCACGCCTACCTCTTCTCCGGCCCGCGCGGGTGTGGCAAGACCTCCAGCGCCCGGATCCTCGCCCGCTCGCTCAACTGCGCGCAGGGGCCGACACCGGAGCCGTGCGGCCAGTGCGACTCCTGCAAGTCGCTGGCCGCC
The window above is part of the Phytohabitans houttuyneae genome. Proteins encoded here:
- a CDS encoding isochorismatase family protein → MRDVPQTDIVGPLQPYANRADAIVDKTIYSLFNAEGEELVRARGWTDLYVCGIATESCVLKTAVDAFERNLTPWLIRDASASHAGQAAHDAGLLVATRFIGAGQLIRVADVPALDAART
- a CDS encoding Rv0361 family membrane protein, yielding MADGSRPWIVRRLVWVFLIAVTTMCLVAPAAAILGWLSPAADTSATFTYGALTTVSLATAGIAVLALVDYRPSRHTTLAALAGIAAVVLCGAPLATAWTFAVDHGTTGAECPECALTTYFTAGPLGGYARDDLAFRHLLCPDNRARLATQAHDMAATLAALTTGLFKVEAQPATTEVNGQRATVTAKAAFTFADTADAGATRITVMTTPWTFNLVNDDGWRICEVTAPTSANKSSPATGPASPRRPHHPQPPTPANTYAKCSPAAPATHSRSTTTARLQPQPSGEPVRVTAPTSRDVVDSRPRGIERRNVRNSDELACANEAGSDE